In Rathayibacter sp. VKM Ac-2762, one DNA window encodes the following:
- a CDS encoding glycosyltransferase family 2 protein, with amino-acid sequence MYPRVTAVLVARNGAAYLERTLAALRAQTRQPDATVFVDGGSKDTTDELLASWGPTQLVQVAEHLPFGQAVARAVRVMQPPAGEDEWLWLLAQDSAPEPGALAALLGAVEVAPSVAVAGPKIMDWTRSGYIRSYGESITKHGTTVHLVEDELDQGQHDSTPDVLAVAAGGMLVRHSLWEELGGFDPGLPVVDDALDFSIRTRLAGHRVSRVPDARVTTARIGLQRPDGRRIDSGERRRARQHRTAQLHRRLAYAPVALLLLHWLSLVPLAIGRAVVRLLRKQPGLVGGELLAALVVAFGGTKVLRARTVLRSSKNVGWKAIAPLRIPLDVVRQLRSVRHDAVRVQAGRDRHPLHFFQGGGVWVVLVAALAGLVIYTPLLAAPALSGGGLLTLSPTVGELWRNAAYGWRDLGSGFIGAADPFAAVLAVLGSLTFWSPSYSMVLLYLVALPAAALGAWLMIARLTPRATARAAGALVYILAPAFFAAQADGRPAPLLVHVLLPWLFFAGFGAYRSWSASASASILAAAVVACAPALAVPLLVIWLVVVATSGRRIGRFLGLPIPAAVLLFPLVVARAPRGDWLGVLADPGVPLPSAQSDLVALLAGFPAGLPDGWLAFLGGLGIGASAAPLVTAVLVVPLIVAALAALLLPNNLSALGGVGVAAAGLVTASLAQGVQVATTGSEAVSVWSGTGLSLYWLGLVIGASLSLAAVRSVRVVPALVVAAAAAALVGPLAVAFPTGTGTSVSTTSDRSLPAYVAAEARNDPRVGTIVLVPQADGGVLARLERGAGATLDQQSTLANTGAESTDAIDELAGNLVSRTGYDVPSALESLGVRFVVLTEPAGTQVGDAAAAVRARAAVSLDGNAAFSAVGDTRYGLLWTAVDTEGTRTEAAPSGVVGPFGIAYTIALLLVFVVALLLAVPTGLSLERGRSSGAVAGIDDEPGEATGQFDDGNDDV; translated from the coding sequence ATGTATCCACGAGTCACCGCCGTCCTCGTCGCGCGCAACGGCGCGGCCTATCTGGAACGAACCCTCGCGGCTCTGCGGGCGCAGACCCGTCAGCCCGACGCGACGGTGTTCGTCGACGGAGGCTCGAAGGACACGACCGACGAGCTCCTCGCGTCCTGGGGTCCGACGCAGCTCGTGCAGGTCGCCGAGCACCTCCCCTTCGGCCAGGCCGTGGCCCGCGCGGTCCGCGTGATGCAGCCGCCGGCCGGAGAGGACGAGTGGCTGTGGCTGCTCGCGCAGGACTCCGCCCCCGAGCCCGGCGCCCTCGCGGCGCTGCTGGGAGCCGTCGAGGTCGCCCCCTCCGTCGCGGTCGCCGGCCCCAAGATCATGGACTGGACGCGCTCCGGCTACATCCGCAGCTACGGCGAGTCGATCACCAAGCACGGCACGACCGTCCACCTCGTCGAGGACGAGCTCGACCAGGGCCAGCACGACTCCACGCCCGACGTCCTGGCCGTCGCCGCCGGCGGCATGCTCGTGCGCCACTCCCTCTGGGAGGAGCTCGGCGGCTTCGACCCCGGCCTGCCGGTCGTCGACGACGCGCTCGACTTCTCGATCCGCACCCGGCTCGCCGGGCACAGGGTCAGCCGCGTGCCGGACGCCCGCGTCACCACCGCCCGCATCGGGCTGCAGCGCCCCGACGGCCGCCGCATCGACAGCGGGGAGCGGCGCCGCGCGCGCCAGCACCGCACCGCGCAGCTGCACCGCCGGCTCGCCTACGCGCCCGTCGCGCTCCTCCTCCTGCACTGGCTCTCGCTCGTCCCGCTGGCGATCGGCCGCGCAGTCGTGCGCCTGCTGCGCAAGCAGCCCGGGCTGGTCGGAGGGGAGCTGCTGGCGGCCCTCGTCGTCGCCTTCGGGGGGACGAAGGTGCTGCGGGCCCGCACCGTTCTCCGCTCGTCGAAGAACGTGGGCTGGAAGGCGATCGCGCCGCTCCGCATCCCGCTGGACGTGGTGCGGCAGCTGCGCTCGGTGCGCCACGACGCCGTGCGCGTGCAGGCCGGGCGGGACCGCCATCCGCTGCACTTCTTCCAGGGCGGGGGAGTGTGGGTCGTCCTCGTCGCCGCGCTCGCCGGCCTGGTGATCTACACGCCGCTCCTCGCTGCTCCCGCGCTCAGCGGCGGCGGTCTGCTGACGCTCTCGCCGACCGTCGGCGAGCTGTGGCGCAACGCGGCCTACGGCTGGCGCGACCTCGGTTCGGGGTTCATCGGCGCGGCGGACCCGTTCGCCGCCGTCCTCGCCGTGCTCGGCTCGCTGACCTTCTGGTCGCCCAGCTACTCGATGGTGCTGCTCTACCTCGTCGCGCTCCCCGCTGCCGCCCTCGGCGCCTGGCTGATGATCGCGCGGCTCACCCCGCGCGCGACCGCCCGCGCCGCCGGAGCCCTCGTCTACATCCTCGCTCCCGCCTTCTTCGCCGCGCAGGCCGACGGGCGCCCCGCCCCGCTGCTGGTGCACGTGCTGCTTCCCTGGCTCTTCTTCGCCGGGTTCGGCGCGTACCGCTCCTGGTCCGCCTCCGCGAGCGCCTCGATCCTGGCTGCGGCCGTCGTCGCGTGCGCGCCGGCGCTGGCCGTGCCGCTCCTGGTGATCTGGCTCGTCGTCGTCGCCACCTCGGGGCGGCGGATCGGCCGCTTCCTCGGCCTGCCGATCCCCGCGGCCGTCCTGCTCTTCCCGCTGGTGGTCGCCCGCGCACCGCGGGGCGACTGGCTCGGCGTCCTCGCGGATCCGGGCGTCCCGCTGCCCTCCGCGCAGTCGGACCTCGTCGCGCTGCTCGCCGGCTTCCCGGCCGGTCTGCCCGACGGATGGCTCGCGTTCCTCGGCGGTCTGGGGATCGGCGCCTCCGCCGCCCCGCTGGTCACGGCCGTGCTCGTCGTGCCGCTGATCGTCGCGGCGCTGGCCGCCCTCCTCCTCCCGAACAACCTCTCGGCCCTCGGCGGAGTCGGCGTCGCGGCGGCGGGTCTCGTGACCGCCTCGCTCGCCCAGGGCGTGCAGGTCGCGACCACCGGCTCCGAGGCGGTCTCCGTCTGGAGCGGCACCGGTCTCAGCCTCTACTGGCTCGGCCTGGTGATCGGCGCGTCGCTCTCGCTCGCCGCCGTGCGCTCGGTGCGCGTGGTGCCGGCGCTCGTCGTCGCGGCCGCGGCAGCAGCACTGGTCGGTCCGCTCGCGGTGGCCTTCCCGACCGGCACCGGCACGTCCGTGTCGACCACGTCGGACCGCTCGCTCCCCGCCTACGTGGCGGCCGAGGCCCGGAACGACCCGCGGGTGGGCACGATCGTGCTCGTCCCGCAGGCGGACGGCGGCGTCCTCGCCCGGCTGGAGCGTGGAGCGGGCGCGACCCTCGACCAGCAGTCGACCCTCGCGAACACCGGCGCCGAGAGCACGGACGCGATCGACGAGCTGGCGGGCAACCTCGTCTCGCGGACGGGCTACGACGTCCCCTCCGCGCTCGAGAGCCTCGGCGTGCGCTTCGTCGTGCTGACCGAGCCGGCCGGCACCCAGGTCGGCGACGCGGCCGCCGCCGTGCGTGCGCGGGCGGCCGTCTCCCTCGACGGCAACGCGGCGTTCTCGGCCGTCGGCGACACCCGCTACGGACTCCTCTGGACGGCCGTCGACACGGAGGGGACCCGCACCGAGGCCGCTCCGTCCGGCGTGGTCGGACCCTTCGGGATCGCCTACACGATCGCCCTCCTCCTCGTCTTCGTCGTCGCCCTCCTGCTGGCGGTGCCCACCGGGCTCTCGCTCGAGCGGGGCCGCTCCAGCGGCGCGGTCGCCGGGATCGACGACGAGCCGGGCGAGGCCACCGGCCAGTTCGACGACGGGAACGACGATGTCTGA
- a CDS encoding WhiB family transcriptional regulator has translation MTLPEQHSGVPEDWFVDPVRLGVPGVRPGIDTATEAPGGALSWQVDSLCAQTDPEAFFPEKGGSTRDAKKICTSCEVRAQCLEYALENDERFGIWGGLSERERRKLRRRA, from the coding sequence ATGACGCTTCCGGAACAGCACTCCGGAGTCCCCGAGGACTGGTTCGTCGATCCGGTCCGTCTGGGCGTGCCCGGGGTCCGACCCGGGATCGACACCGCGACCGAGGCGCCGGGGGGCGCGCTCTCCTGGCAGGTCGACTCGCTGTGCGCGCAGACCGATCCCGAGGCCTTCTTCCCCGAGAAGGGCGGCTCGACCCGCGACGCCAAGAAGATCTGCACCTCGTGCGAGGTCCGGGCCCAGTGCCTCGAGTACGCGCTCGAGAACGACGAGCGGTTCGGCATCTGGGGCGGCCTCTCCGAGCGCGAGCGCCGGAAGCTGCGCCGCCGGGCCTAG
- a CDS encoding DUF5719 family protein: MSDPADQEKQMPESSARRSRAERRADRSAESTPDRAPSAARRRRTALRGAVGAAGVVIVAAAVVVPQLLPSPLVSSAAEGVVVTPVAADSSLVCGGDLIDAGEPEQLRALDGAATAVRPEGSTSDPTVLDEDDVAAPGTGITGLSVPAGSDPAPGGATVQAIGTDTLSGLSARACAEPSADSWLVAGSTDVGRTSVLILANPSEVASTVDLTLFSETGTVQATGATGIVVPAGAVRALPLAGLAPGVVQPVVHVTARGGEVAASMQSSAISGLTPEGVETTGPSAGPDTLAVIAGFTVTSPPAETASDDGSGGAGSPVLRILTPGDADSTVSVEVTNEDPSGSGASTQVVVPAGLVGEVPLTGLADGSYRIVLRADQPIVAAGRTTSTGSAGTDFAWFASGTATTTPFGVAGTGAGDARLHLVNGSDSTASVQIEAPGGTRTLELGPFAALATPLDGDGAVVSSTQPVQASVSIARDGRIASYTIVPPGPLSSPITVYSH, translated from the coding sequence ATGTCTGACCCCGCCGACCAGGAGAAGCAGATGCCCGAGTCCTCCGCCCGCCGCTCCCGCGCGGAGCGCCGCGCCGATCGCTCCGCGGAATCGACGCCCGATCGCGCACCCTCGGCCGCCCGTCGGCGCCGGACGGCCCTGCGCGGTGCGGTGGGCGCGGCCGGAGTCGTGATCGTCGCGGCCGCCGTGGTCGTGCCCCAGCTCCTCCCGTCCCCCCTGGTCTCGAGCGCCGCGGAGGGCGTCGTCGTGACGCCCGTCGCGGCCGACAGCTCGCTGGTCTGCGGCGGCGATCTGATCGACGCCGGAGAGCCGGAGCAGCTGCGCGCCCTCGACGGCGCGGCGACCGCGGTCCGGCCCGAGGGCTCCACCTCGGACCCCACGGTCCTCGACGAGGACGACGTCGCCGCACCGGGCACCGGCATCACCGGTCTGAGCGTGCCCGCGGGCTCCGACCCCGCTCCCGGCGGAGCCACCGTCCAGGCCATCGGCACGGACACCCTCTCCGGACTGTCGGCCCGCGCCTGCGCCGAGCCCTCGGCCGACAGCTGGCTCGTGGCCGGCTCGACCGACGTCGGGCGCACCTCCGTGCTGATCCTGGCGAACCCGAGCGAGGTCGCCTCCACCGTCGACCTCACGCTCTTCTCCGAGACCGGCACCGTCCAGGCCACTGGCGCCACGGGCATCGTCGTTCCGGCCGGAGCGGTCCGCGCCCTCCCGCTCGCGGGGCTCGCCCCCGGGGTCGTCCAGCCCGTCGTGCACGTGACCGCACGGGGCGGCGAGGTCGCCGCGAGCATGCAGAGCAGCGCCATCTCCGGGCTCACCCCGGAGGGCGTCGAGACCACCGGCCCCTCCGCCGGCCCGGACACGCTCGCCGTGATCGCCGGCTTCACCGTCACGTCGCCTCCGGCCGAGACCGCGAGCGACGACGGCAGCGGCGGCGCGGGCAGCCCCGTGCTGCGCATCCTCACCCCCGGCGACGCCGACAGCACGGTCTCGGTCGAGGTCACCAACGAGGACCCGAGCGGGTCGGGCGCCTCCACCCAGGTCGTCGTCCCCGCCGGCCTCGTCGGCGAGGTCCCGCTCACGGGCCTGGCGGACGGCTCCTACCGCATCGTCCTGCGGGCCGATCAGCCGATCGTCGCGGCGGGGCGGACGACCTCGACCGGCTCGGCCGGCACGGACTTCGCCTGGTTCGCCTCCGGCACCGCGACCACGACGCCCTTCGGCGTCGCCGGCACGGGCGCGGGCGACGCGCGGCTGCACCTGGTCAACGGCAGCGACTCGACCGCCTCGGTCCAGATCGAGGCCCCGGGCGGCACCCGCACCCTCGAGCTCGGCCCGTTCGCGGCTCTCGCGACCCCGCTGGACGGCGACGGCGCGGTCGTCAGCAGCACCCAGCCGGTGCAGGCCTCGGTCTCGATCGCGCGCGACGGGCGGATCGCCTCGTACACGATCGTCCCGCCGGGACCGCTCTCCTCGCCGATCACGGTCTACTCGCACTGA